Below is a genomic region from Henckelia pumila isolate YLH828 chromosome 3, ASM3356847v2, whole genome shotgun sequence.
TATCTGTAGATCTGCTTATAAACCGAGCTAATGCTGTAATTCTTCCTGTTAATCTCTGTACTTCTTGTATATTCCTGGGGGAGCTCATAGAGATGATGGCTTGGACTTCTCAGGGTTAGCCTCGATTTTCCTCCTTGTAACCATGTAACCCAGAAATTTTCCAGCCCGAACTCCAAAAGTGCACTTGCTAGGATTTAAATTCAGTTGGTAATTTTTCAGCGTCTGAAAGTTTTGAGTTAGGTCGGCAATGAACTGGTCGGCAGCTCGGGTCTTGACCAGGATGTCATCCACATAGACTTTAATGTTTTTTCCAATTTGGTGCTTAAATACTTTATCCATCAATTTTTGATATGTAGCCCCGGCATTTTTGAGCCCAAACGGCATGACCACATAACAATAAGTTCATGTGGAAGTCACAAAACTCACCTTGTCTTTGCCTTCCTTTGCTAAAGGGATCTGATGATATCCTTGATAAACATCCAAGAAGCTAAGTAATTCATGTCCTGAAGTTGAATCGGCCAACTGATCGATTCTAGGTAGGGGGTAGCAATCTTTAGGGCATGCCTTATTTAGATCTCGAAAATCTACACACATACGCCATTTTTCCGTAGACTTTGGAACTAGGACTATGTTAGATAACTAGGTCGGAAGCGTATTTCCTCGATGTGTCCAGCCCTGATTAACTCGTCGACTTGTTCCTTTATTACCGCATCTTTTTCGGGACCAAAATGACGCTTCTTTTTAATAATAGGACGACAATCTTTATTACATTGAGTTTATGTTCCGCTAACTCCCGACGTACACTGACCAGATCTGCAACTAACCATGCAAAAACATCCTTATTCTTTTCCAAGCATTCCAATAAGGGTTTCTTCAACTGTGCTTCAAgggtgagagcaacttttacCATCCCAGAAGGAGGGGAGATCATGATTTCCTTGACTTCTTCTTCAGTAGTGACGGCTGTGTCTTCTATCAGGTTGACTTGTTCCATTCCAGAGGGTCCAGGTTGGTCAACGCTATCAGTTCTGGCCACTTTTTGTTCTATTCTGACCTCCTCCACATAACACTTGCGAGCAATAACTTGATCATCTTCTACCTCGCCGACCTCATAACCCACTGGGAACTTTATTTTCTAATGCAGAGCTAATGCGACAGCCATAAAAGTGGTCATGGAAGGTTTGCCTAGTATGGCATTATAGGTAGATGGGGCATCTACTATAATGAAACTTACAATCCTGGTCTTAGGAGAATTGCTGGTTCCCAAAGTTAATGGTAGATGCACTAATCCAACAGGTTGGATTGCATAACCCATGAAACCAAAAAGTGATGTTACGACGGGCTCCATCTTGTACTGCCCCAAATCCATTTGATTTATTGCTTCCTGGAAGAGAACGTTGACAGAACTGCCCGAATCCACGAATATCCGGGCCACATCATAATTTGCGACCATGGCCCTTATTACCAGTGCATCATTATGGTTTCTAGAAACCCCTTTCAAATCTTCCGGCCCAAAAGAGAGGGTCGGGCCAGCATGGACAATTTGATTGTCAATCCCCATATTTGTTAATTTTCTACTGCTAGTTTTCCTGGCTATGTTGGAATCTCCATCAGTGGGCCCTTCGGAAATCATGTTAATAACTCCTCGAGCAGGCAGAGCTGGTCTTTGATGAGCTCGGTCATTCCTGGACTGGTCTTGATTAGGACGATTGAAATCTTCTTGGGGAGGAGTAGTTCTGGCTCCTTGTCTAGATCTTACTCGTTGTCTTCTATTCGGGTGATATCCCTCTAGTTGAGTTAATATATTCTTTACTTCAGAATTTTGTTGCATTATCCTTTCAATTTCTTGATCTAATTTACGACAGTTCTCCGTAGTATGCCCATACTCCTTGTGAAAGTGACAATATTTATCTGATTCTCGATTTTGAGGTCCCTTCTCAGTCCATGGAGGCCTTTCTGTGAGTTTCCAATCATCACAAATTCGCAGAGCTCGGGCTTTGCTCATGCGCAAATTAGTGTAAGAGGTGAATTTACCCAACAATGCGGGTCGAGATGATTGTTTCATCCCTAGATTACTGCTCGGGACCCTATTGATCTTTGGAATTTTGGGTCGTTCCCTCTTTACAGCTGCTCGCGAGACCTGTATTTCTTCCATGTTGACATATTTCTCAGCACGGGCGAGTAATTCCTCGTATGTTTCAGGCGGCCTCTTTATTAGAGATTTGAGAAAGTCTTTTGTATCCAACCCTTGCATGACGACACTGATAAGCAGATCTGGCGTAGCCATGGGTACCTCGAGAGCCAAGGCACTAAACCTGCGAATATATGCTCTCAAATTTTCATGTTCACGTTGCTTCGTTGCAAAGAGGGTGAAAGTAGTAGTAGGATGCTTTTTGCTACTAGCAAAATGATGCAAAAAGGATATACTAAAATCCTTGAATTCCTTGATCTCCCCAGGGCGTAGCATATTGAACCATTTCTGGGATGGTCCTATAAGAGTAGTGAGGAAAGCCCTACACTTGATCTGGTCAGAGTATTTATGCAACAGTGCTGCATTCTCGAAGCGTGCTAGATGTTCTTCAGGATCTCCTTTACCATCATACTCCCCTACGTGAggcaatttaaaatgattagGGAGGTTGGCATCCAATATCTCCTGAGTGAAAGGAATGTTTCGGGTTGTGGTAGCTAGGTACCCAGCCTGCTTCTTCCTTAGTTGCTCCATCTCCTCTTTCAACTTTTTGATCTCCTCCGGGTGAGTGTTTTGATCGGGGTGCAAAGGATTAACCTCACCCCTTTCTGCCAAAGCCCTCTGGACGGCTTGATTTATCAACTGATCCAAATTTGGGTTATCTCCATTCTGATTAGCCATTGAAACTCTTTTTCTTAAAATTCCCACAGActgcgccaattgatgatgtcggaattttacctcgggttcgatctggtagaatggatcctccaactcctttatgaagcaggtcgggtcgggcaccAGTGTATTCTGCACGAGCAACAACTAGGTCAGGGGGGTGCCGAAgatgttttcggcgtgacccctccgattcTTAAGTCAGTGTCTTAAAGATAGAGAGTATGATGAATGCGAAAACAAGAGAATATGAGTgtgtgaatgtaaaagtgagaaTGAGTGTTGATGAATGAATacaaccataacaatacctgCATTTATAGGGATTAATaaagtaagttacctagtcaaATTATAACATGTCATGTAGTAGGACTCTGCATTCATTGGACCATCCTCGAACTTATCCCTATCTCATGAATATATGTAAAATGATCAAGCTTATCTTCAAGGCATCCGAGTCCTACTTGAACTAGAAATGTATGCCCAGCCCATTGGGCCCCAGCTCGGGTCGGCCCATTAACAGCAGCCCAGGTCATGACAAGACCTAACAGGTAGAAAACTGGGCTGGACTTtacctaataataataatcacataATTGGGCCAACCCTCCTAACCCATAAGGAACGGGTTTGGGTTAAAATAATTTACGGGGTATCAGACTTCATCTCAAATAGAGTATCGAATTCCTGAAAATGTCTGAAACTTGGTAGGTTATCAAGACGCAGCTTATTATTTTCTGCGTGGAGAAATAAATGTTGCACTaatctttaaaatatttgtgacGCATTTCATAAATTAAACTGTCAAAAAAAGTGGGTGCATAATATTTGGTCTGAAatcctaataaaaaaaaaggCGGAAGAAATGTAACTAAACATCGTGATAACTCACAAATTTATTGTAGAATTGTTTGGCTGATTTTCTATGTTAGTGGCATTTTTATTTTCTGCCTCATGATGTTAGTGGAGTTTGAATTTGCATGATGTTCTCAACGTTATTGTAGTCATGAAATTTGTTTTTCCAAATATTGTTGTAGTCATCGAAAATGACAGTGgagaaattatttatttcatttcaGCTATAATTTTTGTTTGAAAATGGAATATGAAAACTCATTGTAACTTTAAGAGTTGGAGGGAGACTAAGGTGAAGAAGTCGAAACTGATCATATTCCAAATGTGAAGTTCCTGATTTTTTGGGCAAGAGAATGTTGAGGTACAAATTAAAAACTCTATTATCGATGTTTTAGAGAGTAAACTAGAAGTGGGTAAGATTGTGAACACTGTGGAAGATGCTTATTTTTTGTATTGTCAATACGCACATGTCAAGAAAATTAGTGTGAGGAAGGGTGATCAATGATGTTTTTCTCATACAAATAAACTTCGATCAAAGGTATTTAATTTTTCATGTGAaggttcaaaagatgaaaaaaGATCTAGTAAAAAAATTGTAGTTTATCAGAAACCAGTCACTATAACTAACTGTAAGGccaaactaaaaattaaaaggaaaaaaggGGTGAATGGAGAGTGAGTAGATTTTTGGAGGAGCATAGTCATGAGATGTTTGCACCTGATCAAGCTCACTTGTTAAGATCAACTAGGGCTGGCAAAATTCAGAAAATTCCCGACCCTTCCCGATTCCCAACCCGTTCTCGTCCCGTATTTTTCCCGACCTGAGCCCGATAAATTTCGGGATCGGGATAGGCAACTCTACCCGACGAGATTCTCTGCTCGACccgaatatattaataatatttttaaattaaaaaaatagaatttttttaaataatattttgttttaatattaattttttataattatctaccatataattattttttatatttatatttatcgtttttaatattaacattgagttataaatttttattttattttcttattattaTGAATGTTTTGGTGATATCTTGTAACGTCCCAACATTTCTATCGGAACGTCACTCAAATATCCGTACTtaaaatttatggaaattaaaaattttgcggAAGCAAACAACTTTTTCAATAATTAAGGGGATTAAAAAGTGCAAcataaataatgaaataaaaattcttcaaagtttgccaaacatggccatcaaaagaaataataaaacttatttttcccctcaacaaaaccatcaaaataaaataattgtttgATGAACTCTCATCCTTAAGCCTCGCAGTAATGCATTACCCGCTGGACCGACCCCCTGCTCAACCTCATGTCCACCAACAAAGTCATCAATGAAGGAATCGATATCATAGTTACCTGCAcgattcaagtatagtgagtctaaagactcagcaaaaaACTGCATATAAAACTTTTCATAAAAATCttgagatttaaatttatgaaataACATGAACATGTTGTGAAAACTTGACATCTTAGGTAATGAAGTGCATGAATTTGTGACAACCGTCGTTTGAGCACATAATTTGAGAAGACACTTTCGGATCAACCCGAAAATCCAAAACCCTGCGTTGAGCACGTATTTTGGGAAGGCActtccggagctcatcccaaaAATCCGAAACCCTGCATTCTTGAGCACATATTTTAGGAAGGAGCTTCCGGAGCTCAACCCATAAATCCAAAACCCTGTATTATCCGTTCGTTTTGCCACCATAAATTcacatacaacatcaaaatattttcgtgCATCATTCATATCATCATACTTCTCACACGTTCCATAACTTCATCATTCCATGCTCTTAAACTTCGTGAGAAACATCATGCAACTAAAAATGATGCTATGACTCATTCATGCATAACATacttcaaaacatttcatgGTAAAATATCTGTCATGGGGAAGAAATCACATAAACATGTAATACATAGCATAATcgatccacgtgagtcgttTCATCCGTCCcggaaatttgaatttgaaactTTTACCTATGTAACATCTTAAAAACACTTAAAAGAGCTTAAAAAGTCAAAAACTTAAATTTTGAACCGACACAAGAAAACTAAAATTTTTGGGATAGAACCTGCTTGCTCGAGTGCAGGaacttgccgctcgagcgagccctgcGTGAacgctctcgctcgagcggcaaaaaatgcgctcgagcgagaggctcGCTGCCGGGACTCCCTTACACTCTTCCTTTCTAATTTTTCTACTCTAAACGACTCTCTTTCACCATCAATTATTTTACACTTGAAAATAAATCATTCCTAGACAAGAAAATTTCAAAACTTGAAAAAGATTTGTCCCAAAAACTACCAACATCAAAATTCTGCAACTATGCTTCAAaatccataaaaaaaataaacatcaaTACATTTACACCAAAGACATCAGGAACACCTCACGCTTCACGTTCAAACATCATACTCATAAAATTTACAAGAAACATGCATCGATCATCAGAAAACCACCTAGagttaaacctttaaaatagaTATAGTATTGAATGAGTTtcaaaacagtaaaaactttCCTAAAACGTTTGCTTGGATTAAACCTGGTGCGTACGATCTAGTCTCTAGAATTTGAAGAACCCTAGCCTTGCATTTGAACATGAGAGGAAGATTGGGGAAGAGAAAAGTAAGCGTTCCAGATgagagaataaaaaaaatttgaacgcTTATAATTTTGTGACTAGTGGGCTCCCAACACGGctcattaattataattaaaaatttttaaaaactttaactctttccatttaataaaatacactgcatcagcttaaacttaattaaataaaatatttttctcaaattttttcGAAGGCTAGTTTCATCCCTACGATCCAAAATTAAATACCAAACCTGAAAACTTTTAAAGTAACATCATAACACATAAATTCCAGGCATgacaataaatcacataattaaacataataattaaattttctaaataacatgcattaaatcatataatttaaattaatttatcgtgattaagctagtggactttttgg
It encodes:
- the LOC140889961 gene encoding uncharacterized protein is translated as MANQNGDNPNLDQLINQAVQRALAERGEVNPLHPDQNTHPEEIKKLKEEMEQLRKKQAGYLATTTRNIPFTQEILDANLPNHFKLPHVGEYDGKGDPEEHLARFENAALLHKYSDQIKCRAFLTTLIGPSQKWFNMLRPGEIKEFKDFSISFLHHFASSKKHPTTTFTLFATKQREHENLRAYIRRFSALALEVPMATPDLLISVVMQGLDTKDFLKSLIKRPPETYEELLARAEKYVNMEEIQVSRAAVKRERPKIPKINRVPSSNLGMKQSSRPALLGKFTSYTNLRMSKARALRICDDWKLTERPPWTEKGPQNRESDKYCHFHKEYGHTTENCRKLDQEIERIMQQNSEVKNILTQLEGYHPNRRQRVRSRQGARTTPPQEDFNRPNQDQSRNDRAHQRPALPARGVINMISEGPTDGDSNIARKTSSRKLTNMGIDNQIVHAGPTLSFGPEDLKGVSRNHNDALVIRAMVANYDVARIFVDSGSSVNVLFQEAINQMDLGQYKMEPVVTSLFGFMGYAIQPVGLVHLPLTLGTSNSPKTRIKIKFPVGYEVGEVEDDQVIARKCYVEEVRIEQKVARTDSVDQPGPSGMEQVNLIEDTAVTTEEEVKEIMISPPSGMVKVALTLEAQLKKPLLECLEKNKDVFAWLVADLACPKDCYPLPRIDQLADSTSGHELLSFLDVYQGYHQIPLAKEGKDKEKLALALVITARKLRPYFLSHPITVLTNSALGKIVANPDASGRLVRWITELSESSCKTGSGAGIVIISPWGEETNISVRLDFRASNNEAEYEALLLGLKAARNLGISRATIYSDSQLAIQQSNGKFEIKDEKMMKYAKALDKVKERFIELNLELIPRAENIKADPFGSPG